One Sphingomicrobium sp. XHP0239 DNA segment encodes these proteins:
- a CDS encoding UdgX family uracil-DNA binding protein (This protein belongs to the uracil DNA glycosylase superfamily, members of which act in excision repair of DNA. However, it belongs more specifically to UdgX branch, whose founding member was found to bind uracil in DNA (where it does not belong), without cleaving it, appears to promote DNA repair by a pathway involving RecA, rather than base excision.), producing MTNILPDGPQIDHHRALLARPDDFEGWREAARGFVMAGVPPEAVTFEVAGEEVGLFGDDAPLDAEGGREVRVPKGFLPLARRAILHSDPERFSLLYALLWKLQTDRHMLEDRADPLVDRLHRLAKEVGRDAHKMHAFVRFREVADSDGEERMVAWFEPDHHIVRAEADFFVRRFTNMRWTILTPEVSIHWNGERLTESAGATKVDAPGGDGFEETWKTYYKSIFNPARVKVKAMQAEMPKKYWKNMPETALIPELLAGAQAREASMIETSRSRTPAQPKADPMPDLPSEPAPAIESWDDLAREARARHHEDTGNSGTQLVFGEGNRDAALMLVGEQPGDEEDKAGRPFVGPAGQLLNDALEEAGIERETLYVTNAVKRFKFVQKGKKRIHSKPGAGDIEHFQWWLQAERQLVAPQITLALGATAARALLGKTVTISRVRSEPLELPGGGTGMVTVHPSYLLRLPDRDMAARERARFIDDLKRAQDLAAAA from the coding sequence ATGACGAACATCCTGCCTGACGGGCCTCAGATCGACCATCACCGCGCGCTCCTCGCCCGCCCCGACGATTTCGAAGGGTGGCGGGAGGCGGCGCGCGGTTTCGTCATGGCGGGCGTTCCGCCCGAAGCGGTCACGTTCGAAGTGGCGGGCGAAGAGGTCGGCCTGTTCGGCGACGATGCCCCCCTCGATGCGGAAGGCGGACGCGAAGTTCGCGTTCCCAAGGGGTTTCTTCCTCTCGCCAGGCGCGCGATCCTCCATTCCGATCCCGAGCGTTTCTCGCTGCTCTACGCATTGCTGTGGAAGCTTCAGACCGATCGCCACATGCTCGAAGATCGTGCCGATCCGCTGGTCGACCGGCTCCACCGGCTCGCCAAGGAAGTGGGGCGCGACGCGCACAAGATGCACGCCTTCGTCCGCTTTCGCGAAGTCGCCGACAGTGACGGCGAAGAGCGCATGGTCGCCTGGTTCGAACCCGACCACCATATCGTTCGCGCAGAGGCCGATTTCTTCGTCCGCCGGTTCACCAATATGCGCTGGACGATCCTGACCCCCGAGGTTTCCATTCACTGGAACGGCGAGCGGCTGACCGAAAGCGCCGGCGCGACCAAGGTCGATGCGCCCGGCGGCGACGGGTTCGAGGAAACGTGGAAGACCTATTACAAATCCATCTTCAATCCCGCGCGGGTGAAGGTGAAGGCCATGCAGGCCGAAATGCCGAAGAAATACTGGAAGAACATGCCCGAAACCGCGCTCATCCCCGAGCTTCTGGCGGGCGCGCAGGCGCGTGAGGCGAGCATGATCGAAACCAGCCGCAGCCGTACTCCAGCCCAACCGAAAGCCGATCCCATGCCCGACCTCCCTTCCGAACCCGCCCCCGCCATCGAAAGCTGGGACGATCTCGCGCGCGAGGCTCGTGCCCGGCACCATGAGGACACCGGCAATTCGGGAACGCAGCTCGTCTTCGGCGAAGGCAATCGCGACGCCGCGCTGATGCTGGTCGGCGAACAGCCGGGCGATGAAGAGGACAAGGCCGGCCGCCCCTTCGTCGGTCCGGCGGGACAATTGCTGAACGACGCGCTCGAGGAAGCCGGTATCGAGCGCGAGACGCTCTACGTCACCAATGCCGTCAAGCGGTTCAAGTTCGTCCAGAAGGGAAAGAAACGCATCCATTCGAAACCCGGCGCGGGCGACATCGAGCATTTCCAGTGGTGGTTGCAGGCCGAACGTCAGCTCGTCGCACCGCAGATCACGCTCGCGCTAGGCGCGACCGCTGCCCGCGCGTTGCTCGGCAAGACCGTCACGATCAGCCGCGTGCGCAGCGAACCACTCGAGCTTCCGGGAGGCGGCACCGGGATGGTCACCGTCCATCCCAGCTACCTGCTCCGCCTCCCCGACCGCGACATGGCGGCCAGGGAGCGGGCACGGTTCATCGACGACCTCAAACGGGCGCAGGACCTCGCGGCCGCAGCCTAG